The proteins below come from a single Archangium lipolyticum genomic window:
- a CDS encoding cupin domain-containing protein — MQFFEKLGQRIDEAWAGASHDEHALPEIAEQFLRAAQCHEHVDVDQVASWLMSAASLPPQGDLSSAFGEPTLVVFNNGRLLIQLLHWVVGTTSIHEHGFFGAFSVLEGSSVHARYQFTPTHTINPHFLVGTHALQQVELLRRGDIRRITGRGLIHSLFHLDFPSISIVVRTVGSGSEGPQLDHHRPSIAVYPFVRDPLMVRRLQYLKFLARTRPAEHQRWTRDLLEGAGLHETFLVLQQLAEIAPERPFWDEMLSLASRRHGEVTSTFGAVFAQQRRDRAIVSLRSSITDASHRFFLALLLVLPERSAIFEMIRQRFPDADPRQKAAEWVSELGESLMMGVEFDELNGEIVRLMILGMDDKMVLGALGETFSPEDIDSQRQELLKHFAQLRAHPILAPLLQER, encoded by the coding sequence ATGCAATTCTTCGAGAAGCTGGGACAACGGATTGACGAGGCGTGGGCTGGTGCCAGCCATGATGAGCATGCCCTTCCCGAGATAGCCGAACAGTTCCTGCGGGCCGCGCAATGCCACGAACACGTGGACGTCGACCAGGTGGCCAGTTGGCTGATGTCGGCGGCGAGCCTTCCACCCCAAGGCGATCTCTCCTCCGCGTTCGGGGAGCCCACGCTCGTCGTCTTCAATAACGGGCGGTTGCTCATCCAGCTCCTGCACTGGGTCGTGGGCACGACCTCGATCCATGAGCACGGATTCTTCGGGGCCTTCTCCGTCCTCGAGGGCTCGAGCGTCCACGCGCGTTACCAGTTCACGCCCACCCACACCATCAACCCGCATTTCCTCGTGGGTACGCACGCCCTACAACAAGTGGAGTTGCTGCGCCGCGGCGACATCAGGAGAATCACGGGGAGGGGGTTGATCCATTCGCTGTTCCACCTCGACTTCCCCTCCATCTCGATCGTGGTGCGCACGGTGGGCTCCGGCTCCGAAGGGCCACAGCTCGATCACCATCGGCCCTCCATCGCGGTGTACCCATTCGTTCGCGATCCGCTGATGGTCCGCCGGCTCCAGTATCTGAAATTCCTGGCCAGGACCCGGCCCGCCGAACACCAGCGGTGGACCCGCGACCTCCTCGAGGGCGCCGGGCTACATGAGACCTTCCTCGTGCTGCAGCAACTCGCGGAGATCGCCCCCGAGCGCCCCTTCTGGGACGAGATGCTCTCCCTGGCGAGCCGGCGGCATGGCGAGGTGACCTCGACTTTTGGCGCCGTTTTCGCGCAGCAGCGGCGCGACCGCGCCATCGTCAGTCTGCGGAGCAGCATCACCGATGCGAGTCATCGCTTCTTCCTCGCGCTGCTCCTCGTCCTTCCCGAGCGAAGCGCGATCTTCGAGATGATCCGTCAACGGTTTCCCGATGCCGACCCGCGCCAGAAGGCCGCGGAGTGGGTCTCCGAGCTGGGAGAGAGCCTGATGATGGGCGTCGAGTTCGACGAGCTGAATGGGGAAATCGTTCGTCTGATGATCCTGGGGATGGACGACAAGATGGTTCTTGGCGCTCTCGGCGAGACGTTCTCCCCGGAGGACATCGACAGCCAACGCCAGGAATTGCTGAAGCATTTCGCTCAATTGCGAGCTCATCCGATTCTGGCGCCCCTCCTCCAGGAGCGTTGA
- a CDS encoding TetR/AcrR family transcriptional regulator — MSGPTEPKKTTRQRDAERTRTAILNAAQTLFSTRGFTNTGVREVAELAGVNSALVGRYFGSKEGLFRATLERVIDITPILREDRRHCFGVDMVAALFDTQDASGPLAMMILSAADPVAHAASVEFLQTKVIAPLARWLGPPDGEGRAVRLNILWSGFLTSWKLLPIQPLTGARLASTRRWLETATQAIVDEGSA, encoded by the coding sequence ATGTCCGGCCCGACCGAGCCCAAGAAAACGACGCGCCAGCGCGATGCCGAGCGCACGCGCACCGCGATCCTCAACGCCGCGCAGACGCTGTTCTCGACACGAGGCTTCACCAACACCGGCGTGCGAGAGGTGGCGGAGCTCGCCGGGGTGAATTCCGCGCTCGTTGGCCGCTACTTCGGCTCGAAGGAGGGGCTGTTCCGGGCGACGTTGGAGCGGGTGATCGACATCACCCCGATACTGCGTGAAGACCGGCGGCACTGCTTCGGGGTGGACATGGTGGCGGCCCTCTTCGACACGCAGGACGCATCGGGCCCGCTGGCGATGATGATCCTCTCGGCGGCCGACCCCGTGGCGCACGCGGCGAGCGTCGAGTTCCTCCAGACGAAGGTGATCGCACCGTTGGCCAGGTGGCTGGGACCCCCGGACGGCGAGGGGCGAGCGGTGCGGCTCAACATCCTTTGGAGCGGCTTCCTCACCAGTTGGAAGCTGCTGCCCATCCAGCCGCTCACCGGGGCGCGCCTGGCCTCCACCCGCCGCTGGCTGGAGACCGCGACCCAGGCGATCGTCGACGAAGGCTCGGCCTGA
- a CDS encoding SDR family oxidoreductase, protein MTAPHKDIIVITGLGGMGLATARRLGSGRQLVLADYAQDLLDRVADTLRGEGHTVDALRVDVSDQQSVERLAQHAGALGSLRAVVHTAGVSPVQASPERVVRVDVLGTAYVLDAFLPLVTRGSVAVCIASMAGAMVPLPPEAERALATTPTSELAGLPMLDPKNLDSSAAYSVAKRANQLRVQAASIPWGRRGGRVVSISPGIISTPMGQAELQGPHGEAIRGMIQASGAGRIGTPDDIASAVEFLLSPQASFITGSDLLVDGGAVAAARYARS, encoded by the coding sequence ATGACCGCACCACACAAGGACATCATCGTCATCACCGGCCTCGGTGGCATGGGCCTCGCCACCGCCCGCCGCCTCGGCTCCGGCCGCCAGCTCGTCCTCGCCGACTACGCCCAGGACCTCCTCGACCGCGTCGCCGACACCCTCCGCGGCGAAGGCCACACCGTCGACGCCCTCCGCGTCGACGTCTCCGACCAACAGTCCGTCGAACGGCTCGCCCAGCACGCAGGTGCCCTCGGCTCGCTCCGCGCCGTCGTGCACACCGCCGGCGTCTCTCCCGTGCAGGCCAGCCCCGAACGGGTCGTGCGGGTGGACGTCCTCGGCACCGCCTACGTCCTCGACGCCTTCCTCCCCTTGGTGACGCGCGGCAGTGTCGCGGTGTGCATCGCCTCGATGGCCGGCGCGATGGTCCCCCTCCCCCCCGAGGCCGAACGCGCCCTCGCCACCACCCCCACGAGCGAGCTCGCGGGGCTCCCCATGCTCGACCCCAAGAACCTCGATTCCAGCGCCGCCTACAGCGTGGCGAAGCGCGCGAACCAGTTGCGCGTCCAGGCGGCGTCGATTCCGTGGGGGCGGCGGGGCGGCCGGGTGGTCAGCATCAGCCCGGGCATCATCTCCACCCCGATGGGGCAGGCGGAGTTGCAGGGCCCCCACGGAGAGGCCATTCGCGGCATGATTCAAGCGTCCGGCGCGGGGCGCATCGGAACTCCGGACGACATCGCCAGCGCCGTCGAGTTCCTGCTCAGCCCCCAGGCGTCGTTCATCACCGGCAGCGACCTCCTCGTCGACGGCGGCGCCGTCGCCGCGGCGCGCTACGCCCGGTCTTGA
- a CDS encoding glycoside hydrolase family 3 protein: protein MGSSSHHKGREDAPATPRVELGGRGVGFIVKDGLRFKDLNGNGQVDPYEDWRRTPEERARDLIGRMTLREKAGVMMHGTAPTLTTEGVTRYDRALATRMIAEQGVNSFITRLDGDARFLAEENNALQEIAEATRLGIPATLSTDPRNHFQFTLGASVAAGSFSQWPEALGLAAIGDEALIRRFGDIARQEYRAVGIQEALSPQADLATEPRWSRIHGTFGEDAELARKLVQAYIEGFQNGGNGIGENSVVAVVKHWVGYGAAKDGFDSHNAYGKYAVFPGNNFEYHVRPFEGAFAAKTGGVMPTYSILEGVTLNGRPLEQVGAGFNTQLLTDMLRGQYGFEGVILSDWAITNDCDEACLNGAPPGQTPSFVGFGTPWGVETLSKVDRFAKAVNAGLDQFGGVDESEALVAAVNAGKVTEARLDESVYRILLQKFQQGLFENPYVDVERAGEVVGNATFQDEATEAQRRSLVLLENKDKILPLGANIRKVYLHGIDGAVAARYGLTVVRTPEEADVAILRTVAPFETLHPQYVFGLRQHEGNLAFEDGNADYEAIKSVSARVPTIVTVYLDRPAILTNVKDKVGALLGNFGVSDSALFDVLTGKAAPRGKLPFELPSSMAEVEAQRSDMPHDTAHPLYPLFFGLSYQLVQHGVLEGMRQDRA, encoded by the coding sequence ATGGGATCGTCGTCGCATCACAAGGGCAGGGAGGATGCTCCGGCCACGCCTCGGGTGGAGCTTGGGGGCAGGGGAGTGGGCTTCATCGTCAAGGACGGTCTGCGCTTCAAGGACCTGAACGGGAATGGTCAGGTCGACCCCTACGAGGACTGGCGGCGGACTCCCGAGGAGCGGGCAAGAGACCTCATCGGCCGGATGACGCTGCGGGAAAAAGCGGGCGTCATGATGCACGGAACGGCTCCCACCCTGACGACGGAAGGAGTCACCCGTTATGACAGGGCGCTTGCCACCCGCATGATCGCCGAGCAGGGCGTCAACAGCTTCATCACGCGGTTGGATGGCGATGCACGGTTCCTCGCCGAGGAGAACAATGCGTTGCAGGAAATCGCGGAAGCGACACGCCTGGGCATTCCGGCCACCCTCAGCACGGATCCTCGCAATCATTTTCAATTCACATTGGGCGCTAGTGTCGCCGCGGGGAGCTTCTCCCAGTGGCCAGAGGCGCTGGGGTTGGCGGCCATCGGTGACGAGGCCCTGATCAGGCGCTTCGGGGACATCGCACGGCAGGAGTACCGTGCGGTCGGTATCCAGGAAGCGCTCTCTCCACAAGCCGATCTCGCCACCGAGCCGCGCTGGTCGCGCATCCATGGCACCTTCGGTGAGGACGCCGAGCTCGCCAGGAAGCTCGTGCAGGCCTACATCGAGGGTTTCCAGAACGGTGGGAATGGGATTGGCGAGAACAGCGTGGTGGCCGTCGTGAAGCATTGGGTGGGCTACGGCGCCGCGAAGGATGGCTTCGACAGCCACAATGCCTACGGGAAATACGCGGTGTTCCCGGGCAACAACTTCGAGTACCACGTCAGGCCTTTCGAGGGTGCGTTCGCCGCGAAGACCGGAGGGGTGATGCCCACCTACTCCATCCTCGAGGGAGTCACCTTGAACGGCCGGCCCCTGGAGCAGGTTGGCGCGGGCTTCAACACGCAGCTCCTGACGGACATGTTGCGAGGCCAGTATGGTTTCGAGGGAGTCATCCTCTCGGACTGGGCCATCACCAACGACTGTGACGAAGCGTGTCTGAACGGCGCGCCTCCCGGGCAGACTCCCTCCTTCGTGGGGTTTGGAACTCCCTGGGGCGTGGAGACACTGTCCAAGGTGGATCGCTTCGCCAAGGCCGTGAACGCGGGATTGGACCAATTCGGTGGCGTCGATGAATCCGAGGCGCTCGTGGCCGCGGTCAACGCCGGCAAGGTGACAGAGGCTCGCCTGGACGAGTCGGTGTATCGGATCCTGCTGCAGAAGTTCCAACAAGGTCTGTTCGAGAACCCGTACGTCGACGTGGAGCGAGCGGGCGAGGTGGTGGGAAACGCCACCTTCCAGGACGAGGCGACGGAGGCCCAGCGGCGCTCACTCGTCCTACTGGAGAACAAGGACAAGATCCTTCCCCTGGGTGCCAACATCCGGAAGGTCTACCTCCATGGTATCGATGGCGCGGTCGCCGCCAGGTATGGGTTGACGGTCGTCCGTACCCCCGAGGAAGCGGACGTCGCGATCCTGCGGACGGTGGCTCCGTTCGAGACGCTTCATCCCCAGTACGTGTTCGGGCTCCGGCAGCACGAAGGAAACCTCGCCTTCGAGGATGGCAACGCCGACTATGAGGCCATCAAGAGCGTGAGCGCCAGGGTGCCGACCATCGTCACGGTCTACCTGGATCGCCCGGCGATCCTGACGAACGTGAAGGACAAGGTCGGCGCCCTCCTCGGCAACTTCGGCGTGAGCGATTCCGCGCTGTTCGACGTCTTGACGGGCAAGGCCGCGCCACGAGGCAAGCTGCCCTTCGAACTGCCCTCCTCGATGGCGGAAGTGGAGGCACAACGGTCGGACATGCCGCACGACACGGCCCATCCGCTGTACCCCCTGTTCTTCGGGCTGAGCTACCAGCTGGTCCAACACGGTGTGTTGGAAGGGATGCGTCAAGACCGGGCGTAG
- a CDS encoding WD40 repeat domain-containing protein, with translation MRVRSLGWVGLALLLASCSILRPPGEIPQEGTAERSLRARIYLAKGDAAVESRQWGLAAGYFAAARMQTDSPAAQWGQAWARSRASTRLWTKTFEGSVLTATFSPDGRVLASAGIDSIVHLWDVSSGELLAKLEGHSAEVHAVAFSPDGRLLASAGRPGEIRVWDLSRGRQVALLQGHSDVVRGLAFSPGGKMLASCGVDKTVRVWDVGAGVEQMRFEHDEYAISVAFAADERLLLSTSMDRTARVWNLGTRTELHRLIAHEEKVESGAFSADGQRIMTAAADRTVRFWSTRSGQLLDVLRIQSGVSATAIDPQFRLLVQAGWDGRIQLFDARSGDLLERLDAHRSFAMTVALSPDGRTFASGGRDGSLHVWSRPGTPAEMILRGHEVWVEALVFSGDQQLVSGGEDGFRLWSLPEGNTQEPRSFGTGISSLAVSPDRKLIAVGGLDGTVRVLDAGSGQQLLALSGVTGSVRALAIAPDGKSLAAGGDRDILLWSLPSGSVLGQLSGHTGKIWSLAFEPAGNRLASGGADNTVRLWELNRRQQLLQLDTGGLVRAVAFTPSDNHLVTAGINQPIRVWDATDGRRVKALDEGAVGALSLGMSQDGRFMASGGMDLLVKVWSLPSGALMGRIAGHQGMPTAVSFSPGGSALASAGADKTIRLIKVDDLAHPPPIETGLAEALLRYGLTWNEEQFLIQNR, from the coding sequence ATGAGGGTTCGATCGCTGGGGTGGGTGGGTCTGGCGCTGCTGCTGGCTTCCTGCTCGATTCTCCGGCCACCCGGTGAAATCCCCCAGGAGGGCACGGCCGAGCGGAGCCTGCGCGCGCGGATCTACCTCGCCAAGGGGGACGCGGCGGTTGAATCGCGGCAATGGGGCCTGGCGGCGGGTTACTTCGCGGCCGCCCGCATGCAGACGGACTCGCCGGCGGCGCAGTGGGGGCAGGCCTGGGCGAGGAGCCGTGCCTCCACCCGGTTGTGGACGAAGACATTCGAGGGCTCCGTTCTCACCGCCACGTTCTCCCCGGATGGCCGGGTGCTTGCTTCGGCGGGAATTGATTCCATCGTCCACCTCTGGGATGTGAGCAGCGGTGAGCTGCTGGCGAAGCTCGAGGGCCATTCAGCCGAGGTCCACGCCGTCGCCTTTTCCCCGGACGGCCGGCTGCTGGCCTCCGCGGGCCGGCCGGGAGAGATTCGGGTCTGGGACCTGTCTCGAGGCAGGCAGGTGGCCTTGCTCCAAGGCCATTCGGATGTGGTGCGCGGCCTGGCTTTCTCTCCTGGCGGGAAGATGTTGGCCTCCTGCGGCGTGGACAAGACGGTCCGGGTCTGGGACGTCGGCGCCGGGGTCGAGCAGATGCGGTTCGAGCACGACGAGTACGCGATCTCCGTTGCCTTCGCCGCAGATGAAAGGCTCCTGCTCTCGACGAGCATGGACCGGACTGCCCGGGTCTGGAACCTGGGGACGCGCACGGAGCTCCACCGCCTCATCGCACATGAAGAGAAGGTGGAGTCGGGTGCCTTCTCCGCTGATGGGCAGCGGATCATGACCGCGGCTGCCGACCGCACGGTCCGCTTCTGGAGCACCCGGTCCGGACAGCTCCTCGATGTCCTGCGAATCCAGAGTGGCGTCTCGGCCACCGCCATCGATCCCCAGTTCCGGCTCCTCGTCCAGGCGGGGTGGGATGGGCGCATCCAGCTCTTCGATGCCCGCAGTGGAGATCTCCTCGAGCGGCTGGATGCACATCGCTCGTTCGCGATGACGGTCGCTTTGTCTCCAGACGGCCGCACCTTCGCTTCTGGCGGACGGGATGGCTCGTTGCACGTCTGGTCCCGGCCCGGGACTCCCGCTGAAATGATCCTTCGGGGACACGAGGTCTGGGTGGAAGCCTTGGTGTTTTCCGGTGACCAGCAGCTCGTCTCGGGTGGGGAGGATGGATTCCGCCTGTGGAGCCTCCCAGAAGGGAACACCCAGGAACCACGTTCGTTCGGAACGGGGATTTCATCCCTCGCGGTGAGCCCGGATCGCAAGCTCATCGCGGTGGGCGGACTGGATGGGACGGTGCGAGTCCTGGATGCAGGCTCTGGCCAGCAGTTGCTCGCCCTGTCCGGCGTGACCGGGTCCGTTCGGGCCCTGGCCATTGCTCCGGATGGCAAGTCCCTCGCGGCAGGCGGAGATCGCGACATCCTCCTCTGGTCGCTGCCCTCTGGCTCCGTCCTCGGTCAGCTCAGCGGTCACACGGGAAAGATCTGGTCCCTGGCCTTCGAGCCAGCGGGGAATCGCCTCGCCTCTGGTGGCGCGGACAACACCGTGCGGCTCTGGGAGTTGAATCGCCGTCAGCAGCTTCTCCAGCTCGACACGGGGGGGCTGGTCCGAGCGGTCGCCTTTACCCCCTCTGACAACCACCTGGTGACAGCGGGCATCAACCAACCCATTCGTGTCTGGGATGCCACGGATGGCCGCAGGGTGAAGGCGCTGGATGAGGGGGCTGTCGGCGCTCTGTCCCTTGGTATGTCACAGGATGGGAGGTTCATGGCCTCGGGCGGAATGGACCTGCTGGTGAAGGTCTGGAGCCTTCCCTCCGGTGCGCTGATGGGTAGGATCGCTGGCCATCAGGGAATGCCGACCGCCGTATCATTCTCGCCCGGTGGGTCGGCCCTGGCCTCGGCGGGGGCGGACAAGACGATCCGCCTGATCAAGGTCGACGACCTCGCTCATCCACCGCCAATAGAGACGGGACTCGCCGAGGCGCTGCTTCGCTATGGGCTCACCTGGAACGAGGAGCAGTTTCTCATCCAGAACCGCTGA
- a CDS encoding ubiquinone biosynthesis protein COQ4: protein MIDPNTLSLPDNAPLFTRLRVALQCLQVLKQDPGNPICGPLLNTCLDLNVYESLAQQLQRSEEGRRLLSERPSLQGKALDLTALERLPEGSLGHEFARYFRDNKISPFETTFEIKNHIDFIGKRYRETHDLLHVLTGYATDVVGEMELQAYVLGNLGIHTAKLILLFGTFGQIKERQPGVGLSEYMRRLRAAYLRGRASSQFLGFWFEHHWETPVATLSARLCAPAERMN, encoded by the coding sequence ATGATCGATCCCAATACCCTGTCCCTGCCCGACAACGCTCCTCTGTTCACCCGCCTGCGCGTGGCGCTCCAGTGCTTGCAGGTGCTCAAGCAGGACCCGGGAAATCCCATCTGTGGCCCGCTGCTCAACACCTGCCTGGATCTCAACGTCTACGAGTCGCTCGCCCAGCAGCTCCAGCGCAGCGAGGAGGGGCGCCGCCTGCTGTCCGAGCGTCCCTCCTTGCAGGGCAAGGCACTGGATCTGACAGCGCTCGAGCGCCTGCCCGAGGGCTCGCTCGGCCATGAGTTCGCGCGCTACTTCCGCGACAACAAGATCTCGCCCTTCGAGACGACGTTCGAGATCAAGAACCACATCGACTTCATCGGCAAGCGCTACCGCGAGACGCATGACCTGTTGCACGTGCTGACGGGCTACGCCACGGATGTGGTGGGAGAGATGGAACTGCAGGCGTACGTCCTGGGCAACCTGGGTATCCACACCGCGAAGCTCATCCTGCTGTTCGGCACGTTCGGACAAATCAAGGAGCGGCAGCCCGGCGTCGGGCTGTCCGAGTACATGCGGCGGCTGCGGGCCGCGTACCTCCGTGGCCGCGCGTCCTCGCAGTTCCTCGGCTTCTGGTTCGAGCACCACTGGGAGACCCCCGTGGCCACGCTGAGCGCGCGGCTGTGTGCCCCCGCGGAGCGGATGAACTGA
- a CDS encoding DUF6445 family protein codes for MAEISFLVVDDFCPDVDSKRREALGAQYRNLNSTGLYSDFRATTAEIDQISRLLGVPLVPAAPEGTGRFALRAANEQHSMDIHVDHCDWGGILYLNPPEQCEGGTCFWRHNETGLEKWPTREEVLDIYWLLEGKTVWEYFVGQEGMHRDRWTQSFFLPMKYNRLVLFRGQFFHSQANTFGEHNENARLTQIFFFNEAQRK; via the coding sequence ATGGCGGAAATCTCCTTCTTGGTCGTGGACGACTTCTGCCCCGACGTCGATAGCAAGCGGCGCGAGGCGCTTGGTGCCCAGTACCGGAACCTGAACTCGACCGGGCTGTACTCCGACTTCAGGGCCACGACGGCCGAGATCGATCAGATCTCCAGGTTGCTGGGGGTACCCCTCGTCCCCGCGGCTCCAGAAGGGACGGGGCGCTTCGCTCTTAGAGCCGCCAACGAGCAGCACTCGATGGACATCCATGTCGACCACTGCGACTGGGGGGGCATCCTCTACTTGAATCCCCCGGAGCAGTGCGAGGGGGGGACCTGCTTCTGGCGGCACAATGAAACCGGGTTGGAGAAGTGGCCGACCCGTGAGGAAGTCCTCGATATCTACTGGCTTCTCGAAGGCAAGACCGTCTGGGAGTACTTCGTGGGCCAGGAAGGGATGCACCGTGATCGGTGGACGCAGTCCTTCTTCCTCCCGATGAAGTACAACAGGCTGGTGCTGTTCCGGGGCCAGTTCTTTCATTCCCAGGCGAATACGTTCGGCGAGCACAACGAGAACGCGCGTCTCACACAGATCTTCTTCTTCAACGAAGCCCAGCGGAAATGA
- a CDS encoding alpha/beta hydrolase, translating to MKRAENPFHPDLQRAARLIPNFTMTRPLLAVMQFLTRLQSTPRVPEDVAVEDVRVPGPAGAPPVRVRTYRSRTVQGPTPALLWIHGGGYIMGRPEQDDFLCVGFARELGIHVTSVDYRLAPEHPFPAPLEDCYAALRWLFAQAGTLGVLPERIAIGGASAGGGLTAALAQLAHDRGEVRPAFQLLVYPMLDDRTATRTDIDGTRLRVWNQGSNVFGWRSYLGCEPGGAKVPAHAVPARREDLSGLPPAWLGVGTCDLFLDEDIAYARRLEASGVPCELFRVPGAFHGFDLITRDSGVAREFRGVYTAALRRALFPAHGVAEHAKAG from the coding sequence ATGAAGCGAGCCGAGAATCCGTTTCACCCTGACCTGCAACGCGCCGCGCGCCTCATCCCGAACTTCACGATGACCCGGCCGCTGCTCGCCGTGATGCAGTTCCTCACCCGCCTCCAATCAACACCCCGCGTCCCCGAGGATGTGGCCGTGGAGGACGTGCGGGTGCCCGGGCCCGCGGGGGCGCCACCGGTGCGCGTGCGGACCTATCGGTCCCGGACGGTCCAGGGACCGACGCCGGCGCTCCTGTGGATTCACGGGGGCGGATACATCATGGGCCGGCCGGAGCAGGACGATTTTCTGTGCGTCGGCTTCGCGCGCGAGCTGGGCATCCACGTCACCTCCGTGGACTACCGGCTGGCACCCGAGCACCCCTTCCCGGCACCGCTGGAGGACTGCTACGCGGCGCTGCGGTGGCTCTTCGCCCAGGCGGGGACGCTCGGTGTCCTCCCCGAGCGCATCGCCATCGGCGGGGCGAGCGCTGGCGGAGGGCTCACGGCGGCGCTGGCCCAGCTGGCGCACGACCGCGGGGAGGTTCGGCCCGCCTTCCAGCTGCTCGTCTACCCGATGCTGGACGATCGCACGGCGACGCGCACGGACATCGACGGCACGCGCCTGCGCGTCTGGAACCAGGGCAGCAACGTGTTCGGCTGGAGGTCCTACCTGGGATGCGAGCCGGGTGGCGCGAAGGTGCCGGCGCATGCGGTGCCCGCGCGGCGAGAGGACCTCTCGGGACTGCCTCCGGCCTGGTTGGGCGTGGGCACCTGCGACCTCTTCCTCGACGAGGATATCGCGTACGCCAGGCGCCTGGAGGCCTCCGGCGTGCCATGCGAGCTCTTCAGGGTGCCCGGCGCCTTCCACGGCTTCGATCTCATCACCCGCGACAGCGGGGTGGCGCGCGAGTTCCGCGGGGTCTACACGGCCGCGCTCCGCCGAGCCCTGTTCCCGGCGCACGGCGTCGCGGAGCACGCGAAGGCGGGCTGA
- a CDS encoding ATP-grasp domain-containing protein, which produces MSTQPQLAVFYEHPEWFKPLFATLERRGISYVPLRLDEHFFNLEDRTPPAPVIFSRVAMSSFLRQDEHGIFYAQSLYSHWEQCGARIINGNPALAVDTSKARQLSLINSLGYATPATRVVHRRADLPRAAQGLRFPIVVKVNIGGSGAGVVRYDSMEQLVQAVADGTTPTSIDSVTLVQEYIPTRGSRIVRAETLAGRFLYAISLTTDGGSFDLCPADACMVGKPRITIEQTTLDADTIRAVETISRAANMELCGIEFMIDDRDGTRRFYDINGLSNFVARPLEVLGWDPHEQLADYLLEVIGARRRGEAA; this is translated from the coding sequence ATGAGCACGCAGCCCCAGCTCGCCGTCTTCTACGAGCACCCCGAGTGGTTCAAACCCCTGTTCGCCACCCTCGAGCGGCGCGGCATCTCCTACGTACCGCTGCGCCTCGACGAGCACTTCTTCAACCTGGAGGACCGCACGCCGCCCGCGCCGGTCATCTTCAGCCGCGTGGCGATGAGCTCCTTCCTGCGCCAGGATGAGCACGGCATCTTCTACGCCCAGTCCCTGTACTCGCATTGGGAGCAGTGCGGCGCCCGCATCATCAATGGCAACCCGGCCCTCGCGGTGGACACGTCCAAGGCCCGCCAGCTGTCGCTCATCAACTCACTGGGCTACGCGACCCCGGCCACGCGCGTGGTGCATCGCCGGGCCGACCTGCCCCGTGCAGCCCAGGGTCTGCGCTTTCCCATCGTGGTCAAGGTCAACATCGGCGGCTCGGGCGCCGGCGTCGTGCGCTACGACAGCATGGAGCAGCTCGTCCAGGCCGTTGCCGACGGCACCACGCCCACCAGCATCGACAGCGTCACGCTCGTCCAGGAGTACATCCCCACCCGCGGCAGCCGCATCGTGCGCGCGGAGACCCTGGCTGGACGCTTCCTCTACGCCATCTCCCTGACCACCGACGGCGGCTCGTTCGATCTGTGCCCCGCCGATGCGTGCATGGTGGGCAAGCCCAGGATCACCATCGAGCAGACCACGCTGGACGCCGACACCATCCGCGCCGTGGAGACCATCTCGCGCGCGGCGAACATGGAGCTGTGCGGCATCGAGTTCATGATCGACGACCGCGACGGCACGCGCCGCTTCTACGACATCAACGGGTTGTCCAACTTCGTGGCCAGGCCGCTCGAGGTGCTGGGGTGGGATCCGCACGAGCAGCTGGCGGACTATCTCCTCGAGGTCATCGGCGCCCGGCGGCGTGGGGAGGCGGCATGA